In the genome of Ptychodera flava strain L36383 chromosome 13, AS_Pfla_20210202, whole genome shotgun sequence, one region contains:
- the LOC139147623 gene encoding neuropilin-1-like encodes MDSFVVYRWLCKLCLLVFLCQVRASSNWYYMDDDCGQRVTLTADKPDGKLFTTLGFKYDDNVYNCTLVVEAPSNQKILWLFASFDVDTKSQGSCTDYLEMWDGDMDSGTQLTPDGGLCGTIADTPSTGYATSGNKTTLLWHTDSLGNDYGFQLNFNTFTDAPCDPVTQFSCKNGRCIAKKLENDLRDNCGDSSDEYEIVNFFGKILALGLGALIGIIVGVVVIFILCVVGCICCCVKCCCKKG; translated from the exons ATGGACAGTTTCGTCGTTTACCGGTGGCTGTGCAAATTATGTCTCCTGGTGTTTCTATGTCAAGTTCGAGCGTCATCAAATT GGTACTACATGGATGACGACTGTGGGCAAAGAGTAACTCTTACCGCTGACAAGCCTGACGGAAAATTGTTCACCACCTTAGGCTTTAAATATGACGACAATGTATACAACTGTACTCTTGTGGTCGAGGCACCGTCAAATCAGAAGATCCTGTGGCTCTTTGCGAGCTTCGACGTCGACACAAAATCGCAGGGATCGTGTACAGACTATTTGGAGATGTGGGACGGTGATATGGACTCTGGTACTCAGCTGACACCGGATGGTGGGCTGTGCGGTACAATAGCAGACACGCCCTCAACCGGCTATGCAACAAGTGGCAACAAGACAACTCTACTTTGGCACACTGACAGCTTGGGGAACGATTACGGCTTTCAGTTGAATTTCAATACTTTCACAG ATGCACCATGTGATCCCGTGACCCAGTTCTCGTGTAAGAATGGTAGATGTATTGCAAAGAAACTGGAGAATGATTTGCGCGACAACTGTGGAGATAGTAGCGACGAAT ATGAGATTGTCAATTTCTTCGGCAAGATCCTCGCCTTGGGCCTTGGAGCCCTTATCGGAATCATCGTCGGCGTTGTCGTTATTTTCATCCTCTGCGTCGTCGGCTGTATCTGTTGCTGTGTCAAGTGCTGCTGTAAGAAAGGATAA
- the LOC139147625 gene encoding uncharacterized protein: MGNFSVPSCLVFVLGVLFATECVLGAIDDGVEYYMTNYCEGEINITAEADGIVISQSGAQYTANQDCIVTLKSTVESNRVLVTFSILDVDENEDGTCDDSISIYDGDDDTGTVLTADGGLCGKLSNADDVYTSTGDSITIKFVTGATNLGGGFTLAATSFHTGTCDDTTELTCDNGNCISINLKDNLRDNCGDESDENVAIQQTLGLWEKLMDFGLAAAIGIIVAGAVVLIIVVVCVGCCIAKCCCKKVSPV; the protein is encoded by the exons ATGGGAAACTTCTCGGTGCCGAGCTGTCTTGTGTTCGTACTTGGTGTGCTGTTTGCGACGGAATGTGTGCTTGGAGCAATTGACGATGGAGTAG AGTACTACATGACTAACTACTGCGAAGGTGAAATCAACATAACCGCAGAGGCTGACGGTATAGTCATCTCGCAGAGTGGGGCCCAGTACACAGCTAACCAGGACTGTATCGTCACGCTGAAATCTACAGTCGAATCAAATCGTGTGCTCGTCACTTTCTCTATCCTTGATGTCGATGAAAACGAAGACGGCACGTGCGATGATTCAATTAGCATATACGACGGCGACGACGACACCGGTACGGTGCTCACGGCCGACGGTGGTTTGTGCGGCAAGCTGTCTAACGCGGATGATGTTTATACAAGCACTGGGGACAGTATTACTATCAAATTTGTTACAGGTGCCACAAACTTAGGTGGAGGATTTACTTTGGCTGCCACAAGTTTCCACACCG GAACCTGCGACGACACCACGGAGTTGACTTGTGACAACGGCAATTGCATAAGCATCAACTTAAAAGACAATTTGAGGGACAATTGTGGAGACGAAAGTGACGAAA ACGTAGCCATACAACAAACGCTCGGATTATGGGAAAAACTGATGGATTTCGGACTGGCCGCTGCAATTGGTATCATCGTGGCCGGAGCAGTGGTTTTGATAATTGTCGTTGTTTGCGTTGGATGTTGTATTGCCAAGTGCTGCTGCAAGAAAGTCTCCCCGGTGTAA